Below is a genomic region from Rhodococcus sp. WMMA185.
TTCCCGTGCTGCCCTGCCAGTTGGACGGGTCGGCGACGTAGTCCCATGCGCCGCCGAGGATGCTCATGAAGCCTCCTCGGCCATCGGTACGGTCGATTGCCGCGCGCCTGTCGGCGGCCGCTGGACCTTCTGCCTACGGGTCCACGGCGTCAGAACCCGGCCCAGTAGGAACAGGAGCAGGTCGAACGTCAGGGCGAGCGCAACGATGGCGATGATTCCTGCCAGGATCTGGTCTGGGTAGTCACGTTGGTAGCCCTGGGTGAACAGGGTGCCGAGACCACCGATTCCGATCACCGAGCCCACCGATACCAGCGAGATGTTGGTCACGGCCACCACCCGCACACTCGCGACGAGAACGGGTATCGAGAGGGGCAAGTCGACAGTCAGTGCTCGGCGAACGCGGCTGAATCCCATCGCTGTCGCGGAGTCGACGACGTCGGCGGGAACCGAGTCGAGGGCCTCGGGTACAGCACGGACGAGCAGGGCGGTGGAATAGATCGTCAGGGCGATCACAACGTTGAGCGGGTCCAGGATCTGCAGTCCGACAATGGAGGGGATCGTCACGAACAGCGCCAGCGAGGGGATGGTGAACGCAACGCCGGCAGCGATCAGCGTGATCTTGCGCAGCCATGGCACTCCCCGGATCGCGCTCCCCACCGGTACGGCGATGACAAGCCCGACCAGAAGTGGCACCAGAGCGAGATACAGGTGAGTCTGTGTCAGGTCGACGACGACGGAGAAGTTCTCGAGAAGCCATCTCATCGGGTCAGGGCCGGTCCGGGCTCGTCGCTTCGGAAGCGAGGTAGAGCCGGCTCCTCATGCTGCCTTCGTTCGCCCGCTGCTCGGCCAGCTTCGCGATCACATCGACTCCGAGTATGCCGCCCGCCACCGTGCCGTCGGCGTCGATAGCCACCCCGATTCCCGAAGGAGACGAGATCGCCGCGTCCAACGCCTGCCGTAGATCGGCGTCCGGCGTGAAGAGTGATCCGCCCGCCGCAGTGCATTCGGGGACCGGGTGGCCGGCGCGTGCCTTCTCTACGCCGGTGATGTCGATCCACCCCCGCGGAACTCCCGTTTCGGTCACGACCAGAACCCATTCACCGTGCGGGAGCGTCAGCCCGGGCAATTCGTTCTCGGTCGCGGTCCGAATAGCGTGCAGCGGAACCTGATCGGCAGCACGGAAGGAGAGGCCACGATAGCCGCGGTCCCGTCCTACGAACGAGGAGACGAAATCGGTGGCCGGCGCGGACAGGACCGTCTCAGGGGTGTCGTACTGCTGGAGTCGGCCGCCTGGTCCGAAGACCGCCAACCGGTCGCCGAGTTTGACGGCCTCGTCGATGTCGTGGGTGACGAACACGATGGTCTTGTGCATCTCGGCTTGCAGACGCTGCATCTCTGCCTGCAGGTCTTCGCGGACAACGGGATCGACGGCACTGAATGGTTCGTCCATCAGCAGGATCGGCGGATCGGCGGCCAGCGCCCGAGCGACTCCCAC
It encodes:
- a CDS encoding ABC transporter permease; protein product: MRWLLENFSVVVDLTQTHLYLALVPLLVGLVIAVPVGSAIRGVPWLRKITLIAAGVAFTIPSLALFVTIPSIVGLQILDPLNVVIALTIYSTALLVRAVPEALDSVPADVVDSATAMGFSRVRRALTVDLPLSIPVLVASVRVVAVTNISLVSVGSVIGIGGLGTLFTQGYQRDYPDQILAGIIAIVALALTFDLLLFLLGRVLTPWTRRQKVQRPPTGARQSTVPMAEEAS
- a CDS encoding ABC transporter ATP-binding protein, which gives rise to MITFSSVTKQYPDGTTAVDNLDLLIESGSFTVFVGPSGCGKTTSMRMINRMIFPTEGAITVGGRNIADTDAVELRLGIGYVIQSGGLLPHRTVVDNVATVPVLKGDSRRSARKAALAVLERVGLDPALASRYPGQLSGGQQQRVGVARALAADPPILLMDEPFSAVDPVVREDLQAEMQRLQAEMHKTIVFVTHDIDEAVKLGDRLAVFGPGGRLQQYDTPETVLSAPATDFVSSFVGRDRGYRGLSFRAADQVPLHAIRTATENELPGLTLPHGEWVLVVTETGVPRGWIDITGVEKARAGHPVPECTAAGGSLFTPDADLRQALDAAISSPSGIGVAIDADGTVAGGILGVDVIAKLAEQRANEGSMRSRLYLASEATSPDRP